In Oscillatoria sp. FACHB-1406, the genomic window ACTACGCTACAAGCGCCACTCCAGCGCGTGCATAAGGCGATCGCGCCGGGACAAATTGCGGAATTATTAGTCTTTTCGGATCTTGCCGATCTCAGTCGCATCAGCCAAACCAGCGATGTCTATTTACCCGAACCGAATCTTTGGGTGGGAGATTATCCTTGTTTGGCTAAAGATGCTTTCGTTCAAACAAGCGAGCAACTAATGCGCTCCCCCCAAGAGGGTTCGCGGCGGAGTTCCCCTCGTTCTAAGCCTTCTAACCCACGGAACCGAAGATTTAGATAATTAATAATTAATAAAACTTATAAGCGCAACAAAAATTAATAAAAATCTTAAAGATTTCGTAAACCAAGGGGCAAATGTTTGTCATTAGCTTTCAGCCTGTTTATGCTAGAGCTATCCTAAATTCACAAGTTTTTCACGTCTTCTTCAGCCAAATCGGGCGATCGGAATCGGACAGAAGGCTTTTGAGCGGAGCCGTAGAACGAAACGATCTAGCCCTCGTTGCATAAGTTGGAGCTAGCGGAACGAGTTTGGAGAGAGGGCGATCGACTCGTGAATTTGGGTACAAGCGGCTAACGAACGAAAATTCAGGGTATTGCAAACCGAATAGAGAGGACGAGAAAAGCCAGCTAAAATGATTTTTCTCTCAGGGACGATTAACTGTAAGTTTTGTTAAAAACTGTACTAGCTTGTAGAGTCTTTAGCTTACAGTTGAATTCATATAAAGGCACAAAAGTCAAGAACAGGGATTTTAACCTTATGGATAACGCACTGCCACAAATAGTTAGCAATTCTAAAGCATTAGAACCCACCAAAGCTTCCAAAAATAAATTACGGGAAGTCGTTCGTCGGACAATGGGCGATCCTTTCTTTTTAAAATTACAAAAAGTGAACTATAAGTTCAAACATTTGTTCTACAGTCACTTTACTAAAAATGCCGGTTACGACTGGAATTACTATCACGGTCAGGCGGCATCATCAAATTTTACCTATACCTTATTTGCCCAAACGCTATTTGAACAATTTAATCCGAAAACTGTTGTTGATGTCGGCTGTGGTGGCGGCGGATTTTCTAAAGCTTTTCTGGACTTAAGCTGCGACGTTCGTTCCTTCGACTACTCTTCAGACGCGATCGCAGTGGCTCAAAGCCGAGGCGTAACTTCAGCGCAGCAAATCGATATCACCAAGATCGATGCTATTCCAGCAAATGGGGATTTATGTATTTGTTTGGAAGTTGCCGAACATATTCCCGAAACCTATGCCCTCCATTTGTGCAAAGTCCTCTCGAAAATTGCTCCTACTTTAGCATTGACCGCAGCCCCGCCGGGACAGGGAGGACATTTACACGTTAACGAACAACCTCAAAGTTACTGGATAGAGAAAATGGAGTCTTGTGGGATGGAGTACGATGCCGGAGCCGTCGCCCAAATTCGCAGTGTTTTTGCGGGAAGAATGGGGACAGATTACGACGACAATTTGATGATTTTTCGACAACAACAATAAAGATTTAGTAGGTAGTGACGCTTTTTCTGGGTCTTGATTTTGGTACGTCGGGAGCGCGCGCGATCGCGATTGATGCCGAAGGAAACATTGAAGCTAGAGCGAGTCTACCCTTCCAGACAACGCAAGCTCTGGCAACAGTTTGGCAAAATACTTTATTTTCTCTACTCGAAAGACTTCCTTTATCGGTTCGCAAGGAAACTGAAGCGATCGCGATTAACGGAACTTCGGCTACAGTTTTACTGTGCGATCGCAACGGCAGCCCCCTCGATACTCTCCTTTACAGCGACGCGCGCGCAGCCGCAGAAGTGGCACGAATTCCCGATATCGTACCTTCTAACGCCGTCGTCCTCAGTGCCTCGTCCAGTCTCGCCAAACTGTTGTGGTGGACGCACCAGCCCTTTTATCCCGAAGCAGCTTACTTCTTACATCAAGCCGATTGGCTAGGCTTTTTGCTGCACGGTCAACTGGGCATCAGCGACTATCACAACGCCTTAAAACTCGGTTACGATGTCGAGAATCTCTGCTATCCCGCCGGATTGCAGCAGCACTCCGCTCGCGCGCTCCTACCGAAGATTTTACCGCCCGGAACGCCCGTTGGCGAAGTGAACGCCGCGATCGCGCAACGCCTCCGGTTCCCCAAAACTTGCCGAGTCTGTACCGGAACCACCGACAGTATTGCCGCCTTTATTGCTAGCGGTGCAACTTACCCCGGCGAAGCTGTCACCTCATTGGGTTCCACCCTCGTCTTAAAACTCTTGAGTCGCACTAAAGTAGACGCTGCCGAGTACGGAATTTACAGCCATCGCTTTGGGAACTTGTGGCTGACGGGCGGCGCATCCAATACCGGCGGTGCGGTGCTGCGCCACTATTTCAGCGATTCCGAACTTACCGATATCAGCCAGCGCATCAATCCGCAGCAAGCGAGTCCCCTCGATTATTATCCGCTATTGGAGCGGGGCGATCGCTTCCCCATCAACGATCCTAACCTGCTGCCGCGCCTAGAACCCCGCCCCGACAGCGAAATTGAATTCCTCCACGGTTTGCTCGAAAGCTTAGCTAGAATTGAAACCAAAGGATACGCACTCTTGCAAGAGTTCGGCGCAACCTCCCTAACCCGCGTCCATACCGCAGGCGGCGGCGCGCAGAACCCCACTTGGACTGCAATTCGCCAACGCCATCTCTGCGTTCCCGTTGCACCGTCCTTGGAAACTGAAGCTGCCTATGGAACAGCGCTATTAGCAAAGCAAAGTTTTTCGGCCCCTTTTTAATCTCTAGTTTTAAGTTTTAATTTTTAATTTTTAATTCCGCCTCGAGGGATGTTAAGAATCTTCGCCTGCCGATCTCAGGTGGGATTCAAAGCGAGCGTGTTAAACTTGGATCGAAATGAGAGCAAGAAAGGTTAAACTTTCTCAGCCGCTCGGAGTCATCGATCCGCAGAATTAATTGAGA contains:
- a CDS encoding methyltransferase domain-containing protein, translated to MDNALPQIVSNSKALEPTKASKNKLREVVRRTMGDPFFLKLQKVNYKFKHLFYSHFTKNAGYDWNYYHGQAASSNFTYTLFAQTLFEQFNPKTVVDVGCGGGGFSKAFLDLSCDVRSFDYSSDAIAVAQSRGVTSAQQIDITKIDAIPANGDLCICLEVAEHIPETYALHLCKVLSKIAPTLALTAAPPGQGGHLHVNEQPQSYWIEKMESCGMEYDAGAVAQIRSVFAGRMGTDYDDNLMIFRQQQ
- a CDS encoding FGGY family carbohydrate kinase — its product is MTLFLGLDFGTSGARAIAIDAEGNIEARASLPFQTTQALATVWQNTLFSLLERLPLSVRKETEAIAINGTSATVLLCDRNGSPLDTLLYSDARAAAEVARIPDIVPSNAVVLSASSSLAKLLWWTHQPFYPEAAYFLHQADWLGFLLHGQLGISDYHNALKLGYDVENLCYPAGLQQHSARALLPKILPPGTPVGEVNAAIAQRLRFPKTCRVCTGTTDSIAAFIASGATYPGEAVTSLGSTLVLKLLSRTKVDAAEYGIYSHRFGNLWLTGGASNTGGAVLRHYFSDSELTDISQRINPQQASPLDYYPLLERGDRFPINDPNLLPRLEPRPDSEIEFLHGLLESLARIETKGYALLQEFGATSLTRVHTAGGGAQNPTWTAIRQRHLCVPVAPSLETEAAYGTALLAKQSFSAPF